A single region of the Mycoplasma mycoides subsp. mycoides SC str. PG1 genome encodes:
- a CDS encoding M17 family metallopeptidase, producing MIKFNDKKEELTLVCLTEVNNKPYVSDTDLSTTFISEDKTIYMVIKKDHKCLKTKIRNAFKKFVSTNKFNINVDVDSFLVFFDMCGCKKDAIEGIYESIAFETFDKVSYKKDTKPNEVIYNLITREDVKELEQKEAIKMEFVNFARTLQDTPPNIATSEYLAEKIIQKAKEIDGLKVTVLNKKEATKLGMNLFLAVNAGSIYEPQAVVLEYVGDENEPKKALVGKGITFDSGGYNLKPSSAMEGMKFDMSGAAIMLSTVMALAKMKAKVNIVGIGMFTDNRIGSTATLPQSVIKSMNGLTVEIDNIDAEGRLVLADGITYVIREKQATEIWEASTLTGAMVIALGSYATGVFTNCDKRWELISQASHKTSEKVWRMPIFDEHLEKVKADSVNADLTNAAKGREAGSSTAAAFLSAFAEEKPFVHFDIAGTADKAGRGQGVLVRTLFEIFNK from the coding sequence ATGATTAAATTTAATGATAAAAAAGAAGAGTTAACATTAGTTTGTTTAACAGAAGTTAATAATAAACCTTATGTATCAGATACTGATTTATCAACTACATTTATTAGTGAAGATAAAACTATTTACATGGTAATTAAAAAAGATCATAAATGCTTAAAAACTAAAATTAGAAATGCTTTTAAAAAATTTGTTTCAACTAATAAATTTAATATAAATGTTGATGTAGATTCATTTTTAGTATTTTTTGATATGTGTGGATGTAAAAAAGATGCTATTGAAGGAATTTATGAATCAATAGCTTTTGAAACATTTGATAAAGTAAGTTATAAAAAAGATACTAAACCAAATGAAGTAATTTATAACTTAATTACAAGAGAAGATGTTAAAGAATTAGAACAAAAAGAAGCTATTAAAATGGAGTTTGTAAACTTTGCAAGAACTTTACAAGATACTCCACCAAATATTGCAACAAGTGAATATTTAGCTGAAAAAATAATTCAAAAAGCAAAAGAAATAGATGGACTTAAAGTTACTGTTTTAAATAAAAAAGAAGCTACTAAATTAGGAATGAACTTATTTTTAGCAGTTAATGCAGGATCAATATATGAACCACAAGCTGTAGTTTTAGAATATGTTGGTGATGAAAATGAACCAAAAAAAGCTCTGGTTGGAAAAGGAATTACTTTTGATAGTGGTGGGTATAATTTAAAACCTTCAAGTGCTATGGAAGGTATGAAATTTGATATGTCTGGAGCTGCTATTATGCTTTCAACTGTTATGGCATTAGCTAAAATGAAAGCTAAAGTTAATATTGTTGGAATTGGTATGTTTACAGATAATAGAATTGGATCAACTGCTACTTTACCTCAATCAGTAATAAAATCAATGAATGGATTAACTGTTGAAATTGATAATATAGATGCTGAAGGAAGATTAGTATTAGCTGATGGAATTACTTATGTAATTAGAGAAAAACAAGCAACTGAAATTTGAGAAGCTTCAACTTTAACTGGAGCTATGGTAATTGCTTTAGGAAGTTATGCTACTGGAGTATTTACAAATTGTGATAAGAGATGAGAACTAATTTCTCAAGCATCACACAAAACTAGTGAAAAAGTATGAAGAATGCCAATTTTTGATGAACACTTAGAAAAAGTTAAAGCAGATAGTGTAAATGCTGATTTAACTAATGCTGCTAAGGGAAGAGAAGCTGGAAGTTCTACTGCTGCTGCTTTTTTAAGTGCATTTGCTGAAGAAAAACCATTTGTTCACTTTGATATAGCTGGAACTGCAGATAAAGCTGGTAGAGGACAAGGTGTTTTAGTAAGAACTTTATTTGAAATCTTTAATAAATAA
- the trmB gene encoding tRNA (guanosine(46)-N7)-methyltransferase TrmB: MRLRKKNWTDDFLNQHSFYLINYNNKKIDLKQIFLNNNPTCLEIGSGKGQFITTLALKNLNTNYIGMEKSSTITGVALKKSLKEFENQLKDMTNLKYFNNFAEDLSQMFSSDSFNKIYLNFSDPWPKTRHYKKRLTYVKFLDIYSDILIKNGYLEFKTDNDSLYNFTIEQLNLTNKWEIVINATDLYNNTEFLKDNIPTEYETKFHLANKNIYKIVIKNLK; this comes from the coding sequence ATGAGATTAAGAAAAAAGAATTGAACTGATGATTTTTTAAACCAACACTCTTTTTATTTAATTAATTATAATAATAAGAAAATAGATTTAAAACAAATATTTTTAAACAACAACCCAACTTGTTTAGAAATTGGTTCTGGTAAAGGACAATTTATAACAACTTTAGCATTAAAAAACTTAAATACAAACTATATTGGTATGGAAAAATCTTCAACAATCACTGGAGTTGCATTAAAAAAGAGTTTAAAAGAATTTGAAAATCAATTAAAAGACATGACCAATCTAAAATATTTTAATAATTTTGCTGAAGATCTGTCTCAAATGTTTTCAAGTGATTCTTTTAATAAAATTTATTTAAACTTTTCAGATCCATGACCTAAAACTAGACATTATAAAAAACGTTTAACTTATGTTAAATTTTTAGATATTTATTCAGATATTTTAATAAAGAATGGCTATTTAGAATTTAAAACTGATAATGATTCATTGTACAATTTTACAATTGAACAATTAAATCTAACTAATAAATGAGAAATAGTTATAAATGCTACAGATTTATATAATAATACTGAATTTTTAAAAGATAACATTCCAACTGAATATGAAACTAAATTTCATTTAGCAAATAAAAATATTTATAAAATAGTAATTAAAAATTTAAAATAA
- the mgtE gene encoding magnesium transporter, with translation MVDLENKEQEILELYKNKEFDKCIEIIEKLRYADVREIFNYLDEQIAFNLYKKLEINKAREIFNYLSFDLKEYILTNLSQTKIKQLINDLYTDDIINAVENMPFEVVKKVFNAASKEQKKEIASILKYDIDTAGSIMSVNFLSVKQTTTVSKTIKEIQKNHDDYDEIDNVFVVNKLNQLVGSIEVKDLILNDMNTKIEDIMNTKVISINSNQSQEDASNALKKYDISTLAVVDDNNVLVGIITSDDIIDVLIEETNEDMQKYTGIRTNETNYFDTSIFKMFISRIWSLILMLGLTIITNSLLLVFFKNYNWSPNTQSKEELLFMLIPLVVILSTIIICCANQTLVMIRRAISLEEINKKSLKTIVLKELVVFLMIAFALIVINILRMILIYAVQYNANLTNINMWNSILIASIGIIVSVIFANLLSLFLPLIVKKIGKDSSSVSLPLFALIIDILCVGVFLGIGLLF, from the coding sequence ATGGTAGATTTAGAAAATAAAGAACAAGAAATTTTAGAACTTTATAAAAATAAAGAGTTTGATAAATGCATAGAGATTATTGAAAAACTAAGATATGCTGATGTTAGAGAAATATTTAATTATTTAGATGAACAAATTGCTTTTAACTTATATAAAAAATTAGAAATAAACAAAGCTAGAGAAATATTTAATTATTTATCTTTTGATTTAAAAGAATATATACTTACTAACTTAAGTCAAACTAAAATTAAACAATTAATTAATGACTTATATACAGATGATATTATTAATGCTGTTGAAAATATGCCTTTTGAAGTTGTTAAAAAAGTTTTTAATGCTGCTTCAAAAGAACAAAAAAAAGAAATTGCTAGCATTTTAAAATATGATATTGATACTGCTGGAAGTATTATGAGTGTTAATTTTTTATCTGTTAAACAAACTACTACAGTTTCTAAAACTATTAAAGAAATACAAAAAAATCACGATGATTATGATGAAATTGATAATGTTTTTGTAGTAAATAAATTAAATCAATTGGTGGGAAGTATTGAAGTAAAAGATTTAATCTTAAACGACATGAACACTAAAATTGAAGATATTATGAATACTAAAGTTATTAGTATTAATTCAAACCAATCTCAAGAAGATGCAAGTAATGCTTTAAAAAAATATGATATTAGTACTTTAGCTGTAGTTGATGATAATAATGTTTTAGTTGGAATTATTACTTCAGATGATATTATTGATGTTTTAATTGAAGAAACTAATGAAGACATGCAAAAATATACTGGAATAAGAACAAATGAAACTAATTATTTTGATACTTCAATTTTTAAAATGTTTATTTCAAGAATATGATCATTAATTTTAATGTTAGGATTAACTATTATTACAAATAGTTTATTATTAGTATTTTTTAAAAACTATAATTGATCTCCAAACACTCAATCAAAAGAAGAATTACTATTTATGTTAATTCCATTAGTTGTGATTTTATCAACAATAATTATTTGTTGTGCTAATCAAACTTTAGTAATGATCAGAAGAGCAATTAGTTTAGAAGAAATTAATAAAAAAAGCTTAAAAACAATTGTTTTAAAAGAACTTGTGGTTTTTTTAATGATTGCTTTTGCTTTAATAGTTATTAATATTTTAAGAATGATTTTAATTTATGCAGTTCAATACAATGCAAATTTAACTAATATAAATATGTGAAATAGTATTTTAATTGCATCAATTGGTATTATAGTTAGTGTTATTTTTGCAAATCTTTTATCATTGTTCTTACCATTAATTGTTAAAAAAATAGGAAAAGATTCATCTTCAGTTTCTCTACCATTATTTGCTTTAATCATTGATATTTTATGTGTTGGTGTATTTTTAGGAATAGGACTATTATTTTAA
- the tuf gene encoding elongation factor Tu yields the protein MAKEQFDRSLPHVNIGTIGHVDHGKTTLTAAITKVLSEQGNAEFKDYANIDNAPEERERGITINTAHVEYKTANRHYAHVDCPGHADYVKNMITGAAQMDGAILVVAATDGPMPQTREHILLSRQVGVPKIVVFLNKCDMVEDDEMIDLVEMEIRDLLTEYDFDGEGAPVIRGSALGALNGDSKWTGAINELMAAVDEYIPTPQRDADKTFLMPVEDVFTITGRGTVATGRVERGTVKVNEEVEIIGLKEEPTKTVVTGLEMFRKLLDFAVAGDNVGALLRGVDRHSVERGQVLAKPGTIKPHTVLKASVYALTQEEGGRHKPFFNKYRPQFYFRTTDVTGEVTLPEGTDMVMPGDNVEMEIQLIKPVAVEEGTKFSIREGGRTIGAGTVISIEK from the coding sequence ATGGCAAAAGAACAATTTGACCGTAGTTTACCTCACGTTAATATTGGAACAATTGGACACGTTGATCATGGTAAAACTACATTAACTGCTGCTATTACTAAAGTTTTATCTGAACAAGGTAACGCAGAATTCAAAGATTATGCAAATATTGATAATGCCCCAGAAGAAAGAGAACGTGGTATTACAATTAATACTGCACACGTTGAATATAAAACTGCTAATAGACACTATGCACACGTAGATTGCCCAGGTCACGCTGACTATGTTAAAAATATGATTACTGGAGCAGCACAAATGGATGGAGCTATTTTAGTTGTTGCTGCAACTGATGGACCAATGCCACAAACTAGAGAACACATTCTATTATCAAGACAAGTTGGAGTTCCAAAAATCGTTGTTTTCTTAAACAAATGTGATATGGTTGAAGATGATGAAATGATCGATCTAGTTGAAATGGAAATTAGAGATCTATTAACTGAATACGACTTTGACGGAGAAGGAGCACCAGTTATTAGAGGTTCAGCTTTAGGAGCATTAAATGGTGATTCAAAATGAACTGGAGCAATTAATGAATTAATGGCAGCAGTTGATGAATACATCCCAACTCCACAAAGAGATGCTGATAAAACTTTCTTAATGCCAGTTGAAGACGTATTTACAATTACTGGACGTGGAACTGTTGCAACAGGACGTGTTGAACGTGGAACTGTAAAAGTAAACGAAGAAGTTGAAATTATTGGATTAAAAGAAGAACCAACTAAAACTGTTGTTACTGGATTAGAAATGTTTAGAAAACTACTTGATTTTGCTGTAGCTGGAGATAATGTTGGAGCATTACTACGTGGTGTTGATAGACATTCAGTAGAACGTGGACAAGTTTTAGCAAAACCTGGAACTATTAAACCACATACTGTATTAAAAGCTTCAGTTTATGCTTTAACTCAAGAAGAAGGTGGACGTCATAAACCATTCTTTAATAAATACCGTCCTCAATTCTACTTCCGTACAACTGATGTTACTGGAGAAGTTACTTTACCAGAAGGAACTGATATGGTAATGCCTGGTGATAATGTTGAAATGGAAATCCAATTAATCAAACCAGTTGCTGTTGAAGAAGGAACTAAATTCTCAATCCGTGAAGGTGGAAGAACAATTGGTGCTGGAACAGTTATCTCAATTGAAAAATAA
- a CDS encoding IS1634-like element IS1634 family transposase, with the protein MSIGVPRSDNKGFVYRLGYGYLHELKQYHDDPLAIIKAIIANFPLSWTKEQARTKLDEIFKEKKETKKEVLERFKGYEVVEKLFDYFNIFNDCSPTKSTTLKDVVLQLIYQRIKNPISVFNTYKTAKKEKIDTHSKNSFYRSLDYIAKNKDEILRNLNAKICANTNRKIDVLWFDATTTYFETFSREGYKKPGYSKDGKFKEDQIVIGMATDENGIPLHYKIFPGNVADPNTLIPFMLEIADIYKVNSVTIIADKGMSVNRNIRFLESKNWKYIISYRMKAGSKQFKEYILDEKDYINDGGLIYKTRDIVSSYNKKRINGHFRRQIISFSQKRATKDKNDRDILIQNFTKKMNKDNLVSCDDLAGSKKYRFFKPINKGAFYELDIEKIQEDQKYDGYYVYETNRTDLSVKEVINLYSKQWQIESNFKTLKGKLSLRPMYLSTWNHNVGYICLCFISLVFLNYIIYILNSKLGLTGKSKITEHKVINVIKEVKEIEAFVNKQKIETIQVYNDELQESWQTYQILLELLTKEKVT; encoded by the coding sequence TTATCAATTGGAGTGCCAAGATCAGATAACAAAGGTTTTGTATATAGATTGGGATATGGATATTTGCATGAATTAAAACAATATCACGATGATCCGCTAGCAATTATCAAAGCAATTATTGCAAACTTTCCATTGTCTTGAACAAAAGAACAAGCAAGAACTAAATTAGATGAAATTTTTAAAGAGAAAAAAGAAACCAAAAAAGAAGTTTTAGAAAGGTTTAAAGGTTACGAAGTAGTTGAAAAACTATTTGATTATTTCAATATTTTTAATGATTGTTCTCCCACAAAATCGACAACATTAAAAGATGTTGTTTTACAGTTGATTTATCAAAGAATTAAAAATCCAATAAGTGTTTTTAACACTTATAAGACAGCAAAAAAAGAAAAAATAGACACTCATTCAAAAAATTCATTTTATAGATCATTAGACTATATAGCAAAAAACAAAGATGAAATTTTAAGAAATTTAAATGCAAAAATTTGTGCAAATACCAATAGAAAAATTGATGTATTATGATTTGACGCAACAACTACTTATTTTGAAACATTTTCTCGTGAAGGTTATAAAAAACCTGGTTATTCAAAAGATGGAAAATTTAAAGAAGACCAGATTGTTATAGGTATGGCAACTGATGAAAATGGAATACCGTTACACTACAAAATATTTCCAGGAAATGTTGCTGATCCAAATACTTTAATACCATTTATGCTTGAAATTGCAGATATTTATAAAGTTAACAGTGTAACTATAATTGCTGACAAAGGAATGAGTGTTAATAGAAATATTAGATTTTTAGAATCTAAGAATTGAAAATACATAATCTCATACAGAATGAAAGCTGGAAGCAAACAATTTAAAGAGTATATATTAGATGAAAAAGATTATATAAATGATGGTGGTTTGATATACAAAACTCGTGATATTGTATCTTCATACAATAAAAAAAGAATTAATGGACATTTTAGAAGACAAATAATTAGTTTTAGTCAAAAACGAGCAACTAAAGACAAAAACGATAGAGACATTTTAATTCAAAATTTCACTAAGAAAATGAATAAAGATAATCTTGTTTCTTGTGATGATTTAGCGGGATCTAAAAAATATAGATTCTTTAAACCTATAAACAAAGGTGCATTTTATGAACTTGACATAGAAAAAATACAAGAAGATCAAAAATATGATGGATACTATGTTTATGAAACAAATAGAACAGATTTATCAGTAAAAGAAGTTATTAATTTATATTCAAAACAATGACAAATTGAGTCTAATTTCAAGACATTAAAAGGTAAATTATCTCTTCGTCCAATGTATTTATCAACTTGAAACCATAATGTTGGTTACATTTGTTTATGTTTCATTTCATTAGTGTTTTTAAACTACATCATCTACATTCTAAATTCAAAATTAGGACTGACTGGAAAAAGCAAAATCACTGAGCATAAAGTGATTAATGTTATCAAAGAAGTTAAAGAAATTGAAGCATTTGTAAATAAACAAAAAATCGAAACTATACAAGTGTATAATGATGAGTTACAAGAAAGTTGGCAAACTTATCAAATATTATTAGAGCTTTTAACAAAAGAAAAAGTCACTTAG
- the fusA gene encoding elongation factor G, which translates to MAREYSLLNTRNIGIMAHIDAGKTTTTERILFHTGKIHKIGETHEGASQMDWMAQEQERGITITSAATTAFWKNTRFNIIDTPGHVDFTVEVERSLRVLDGAVAVLDGQSGVEPQTETVWRQATNYKVPRIVFVNKMDKTGADFIYSVKTIGDRLGAKAAPIQLPIGAEENFTGIIDLVEMKAYEFDGKPEENYKEIEIPTNLLEQAKELRAHLVEVAVEYDEELLMKFLDGGEISISELKSAIRKGVINADFFPVLAGSAFKNKGVKLLLDAVVDYLPSPLDIPSIKGILPTGEEVERHADDTEPFSALAFKVMTDPFVGKLTFFRVYSGILTKGSYVLNSTKQQKERVGRILQMHANNRTEIEEVYSGDIATAVGLKNTTTGDTLCDEKGEIILESMVFPEPVIQLALEPKTKADQEKMSIALSKLAEEDPTFRTYTDDETGQTIIAGMGELHLDIIVDRMKREFNVATNVGAPQVSYRETIKLPGKAEGKYIKQSGGRGSYGHVVIEFEPNKDKGFEWVDKITGGRVSKEYINSARVGLENALRNGVIAGYPMIDVKATIVDGSMHEVDSNEMAYKIAASMALKEASKKMNPVVLEPIMNVEVTVPDEYYGDVMGNISSKRGIIEGSEQRGNAQTIKSKVPLTEMFGYATELRSFTQGRGNYTMIFSHYAEAPKAIADEIIKKSGK; encoded by the coding sequence ATGGCTAGAGAATACAGTTTATTAAATACTCGTAATATTGGTATTATGGCTCATATTGATGCTGGTAAGACTACTACTACTGAACGTATTTTATTTCACACTGGAAAAATTCACAAAATAGGTGAAACACATGAAGGTGCTTCACAAATGGACTGAATGGCTCAAGAGCAAGAACGTGGGATTACTATTACATCTGCTGCTACAACTGCATTCTGAAAAAACACAAGATTTAACATCATTGATACTCCTGGTCACGTAGATTTCACTGTTGAAGTTGAACGTTCATTAAGAGTTTTAGATGGTGCTGTTGCTGTTTTAGATGGTCAATCTGGTGTTGAACCTCAAACCGAAACTGTTTGAAGACAAGCAACAAATTATAAAGTTCCTCGTATTGTTTTTGTTAATAAAATGGATAAAACAGGTGCTGATTTTATTTATTCAGTAAAAACTATTGGTGATAGATTAGGTGCTAAAGCTGCTCCAATTCAATTACCAATTGGAGCTGAAGAAAACTTCACAGGTATTATTGATTTAGTTGAAATGAAAGCTTATGAGTTTGATGGAAAACCTGAAGAAAATTATAAAGAAATTGAAATTCCAACTAATTTATTAGAACAAGCTAAAGAATTAAGAGCACATTTAGTTGAAGTTGCTGTTGAATATGATGAAGAATTATTAATGAAATTTTTAGATGGTGGAGAAATTAGTATTTCTGAATTAAAATCAGCAATTAGAAAAGGTGTAATTAATGCTGACTTCTTCCCAGTATTAGCTGGTTCAGCATTTAAAAATAAAGGTGTTAAATTATTATTAGATGCTGTTGTTGATTATTTACCATCACCTTTAGATATCCCATCAATTAAAGGAATTTTACCAACAGGTGAAGAAGTTGAAAGACATGCTGATGATACTGAACCATTTTCAGCATTAGCATTCAAAGTTATGACTGATCCATTTGTTGGAAAATTAACATTCTTTAGAGTATATTCAGGAATTTTAACTAAAGGTAGTTATGTATTAAATTCAACTAAACAACAAAAAGAACGTGTTGGACGTATTTTACAAATGCATGCAAACAACCGTACTGAAATTGAAGAAGTTTATTCAGGTGATATTGCTACAGCTGTTGGTTTAAAAAATACTACAACTGGTGATACTTTATGTGATGAAAAAGGAGAAATCATTTTAGAATCAATGGTCTTTCCTGAACCTGTTATCCAATTAGCATTAGAACCAAAAACTAAAGCTGACCAAGAAAAAATGAGTATTGCTTTATCAAAATTAGCTGAAGAAGATCCAACCTTTAGAACTTATACAGACGATGAAACTGGACAAACAATTATTGCTGGTATGGGTGAGTTGCATTTAGATATTATTGTTGATCGTATGAAACGTGAATTTAATGTAGCAACTAATGTTGGTGCACCACAAGTTTCATATCGTGAAACTATTAAATTACCAGGAAAAGCTGAAGGTAAATATATCAAACAATCTGGAGGACGTGGTTCATATGGTCATGTTGTGATCGAATTTGAACCAAACAAAGACAAAGGATTTGAATGAGTTGATAAAATTACTGGAGGACGTGTTTCAAAAGAATACATTAACTCAGCACGTGTAGGATTAGAAAACGCTTTAAGAAACGGAGTTATTGCAGGATATCCAATGATTGATGTTAAAGCAACTATTGTTGATGGATCAATGCATGAAGTTGACTCAAATGAAATGGCATATAAAATTGCTGCTTCAATGGCTTTAAAAGAAGCTTCTAAAAAAATGAATCCTGTTGTTTTAGAACCAATTATGAATGTTGAAGTAACAGTTCCAGATGAATATTATGGAGATGTTATGGGAAATATTTCTTCAAAACGTGGAATAATTGAAGGTTCAGAACAAAGAGGAAATGCTCAAACAATTAAATCTAAAGTACCATTAACTGAAATGTTTGGATACGCTACTGAATTACGTTCATTTACTCAAGGACGTGGAAATTACACTATGATATTTAGTCATTATGCAGAAGCTCCAAAAGCAATTGCTGATGAAATTATCAAAAAATCAGGTAAATAA
- a CDS encoding alpha-xylosidase, with translation MPKPNNITSEMLEYSFPIKQRIFDPRNEYWITTKVSDLWTNDNNLFIEITFSNLQKATFQIKLFESNIINLKLSQRSINKVFNEHLNSNLKSEKISYIKTDKEIIIDLKNNEKLIFNINPFVLKIIDSNNQIKTKTTLRTGYQFFEGFINPNLGIEIDQNKNQKFFMSFDIENDEKFYGLGEKFRPLVKNGVESVIWNTDNSCVTNNDLAYNGLPLLYSTNNWGFLINTSCKTTFEIGSPTTDILSFKVDQDYLDLYLFSNNNLKELVSSYTLLTNRISKVPDIGYGVWLNRLYYHNYEELFEAINKAKELNYPLDVITLDPKWLKNRYTKSCNFEYNIDAFGDFKKLFDDVKANGLEMCFWINPYIQNDGLENSKFLFENDLLVRSVNGSYAHPWTGTETYQENNYIIDFTNPKAYNWYKDQIKKLFKLGLRFVKPDYGDGLPADAILYNGYNAKNFKQYFMYLYVKCCYEAGEEFFGTGRNVVVSRPGYIGTQKFVGKWSGDSITSFSDLKNHLQAGLSLSLAGEVIWGTDICGFVQSGDFSLDLYNRWTQVGMLNTFSRYHALGKREPWRFDKNTLNNSIKWAKFKKTLLPEFKVWEFESITKGLPILRPMVLENQNNKIARLIDDQYYIGANLLICPILKQNSTNRDVFLPDGSWYKLDDKTKVYQGNCLYNFDVEWDDILIFVKNNSAILRFDNGSYNFKNVKDQQIVIDIYGKIDNLEYQFEIDEIINKISIKNNQVECLSKHKIIIKNN, from the coding sequence ATGCCAAAGCCAAATAATATCACAAGTGAAATGTTAGAATATTCATTTCCAATTAAACAAAGAATCTTTGATCCTAGAAACGAATATTGAATAACAACAAAAGTATCTGATCTTTGAACTAATGATAATAACTTATTTATTGAAATCACTTTTTCAAATTTACAAAAAGCAACATTTCAAATCAAACTATTTGAATCAAATATTATCAACTTAAAATTATCTCAAAGATCAATTAATAAAGTTTTTAATGAGCATTTAAATAGTAATTTAAAATCAGAAAAAATTAGTTATATAAAAACTGATAAAGAAATTATTATCGATTTAAAAAATAATGAAAAACTAATTTTTAATATTAATCCTTTTGTATTAAAAATAATAGATAGTAATAATCAAATAAAAACAAAAACTACACTAAGAACTGGTTATCAATTTTTTGAAGGGTTTATTAATCCTAATTTAGGAATTGAAATTGATCAAAACAAAAATCAAAAATTCTTTATGTCATTTGATATTGAAAATGATGAAAAATTTTATGGACTTGGTGAAAAGTTTAGACCTTTAGTTAAAAATGGAGTTGAGTCAGTTATTTGAAATACTGATAATTCTTGTGTAACAAATAATGATTTAGCTTATAATGGTTTGCCTTTATTATATTCAACAAATAATTGAGGATTTTTAATTAATACAAGTTGTAAAACAACATTTGAAATAGGTTCTCCAACAACTGATATCTTATCTTTTAAAGTTGATCAGGATTATTTAGATTTATATTTATTTAGTAATAATAATTTAAAAGAATTAGTATCAAGTTATACTTTATTAACTAATAGAATTTCAAAAGTTCCAGACATTGGATATGGAGTTTGATTAAACAGACTTTATTATCATAACTATGAAGAATTATTTGAAGCTATTAATAAGGCAAAAGAATTAAATTATCCACTAGATGTTATTACTTTAGATCCTAAATGATTAAAAAATAGATATACAAAAAGTTGTAATTTTGAATATAATATTGATGCTTTTGGTGATTTTAAAAAACTATTTGATGATGTTAAAGCTAATGGTTTAGAAATGTGTTTTTGAATTAATCCATACATTCAAAATGATGGATTAGAAAATTCTAAATTTTTATTTGAAAATGATTTATTAGTTAGATCAGTTAATGGAAGTTATGCTCATCCGTGAACTGGAACTGAAACATATCAAGAAAATAATTACATAATTGATTTTACAAATCCAAAAGCTTATAACTGATATAAAGATCAAATTAAAAAATTATTTAAATTAGGATTAAGATTTGTTAAACCTGATTATGGTGATGGTTTACCAGCTGATGCTATTTTATATAATGGTTATAATGCAAAAAATTTTAAACAATATTTTATGTATTTATATGTTAAATGTTGTTATGAAGCTGGTGAAGAATTTTTTGGAACTGGTAGAAATGTTGTAGTTAGTCGTCCAGGATATATTGGAACTCAAAAATTTGTTGGTAAATGATCTGGAGATAGTATAACTAGTTTTAGTGATTTAAAAAATCATTTACAAGCAGGTCTTTCTTTAAGTTTAGCTGGTGAAGTAATTTGAGGAACTGATATTTGTGGATTTGTTCAATCTGGTGATTTTAGTTTAGATTTATATAATCGTTGAACTCAAGTAGGAATGTTAAATACTTTTTCAAGATATCATGCTTTAGGAAAAAGAGAGCCTTGAAGATTTGATAAAAACACTTTAAATAATTCAATTAAATGAGCAAAATTTAAAAAGACTTTATTACCAGAATTTAAAGTTTGAGAATTTGAATCAATTACTAAAGGTTTACCAATTTTAAGACCAATGGTATTAGAAAATCAAAATAATAAAATTGCAAGATTAATTGATGATCAATACTATATTGGAGCAAATCTTTTAATATGTCCAATATTAAAACAAAATTCAACTAATAGAGATGTCTTTTTACCAGATGGATCTTGATATAAATTAGATGATAAAACAAAAGTTTATCAAGGAAATTGTTTATATAATTTTGATGTTGAGTGAGATGATATTTTAATATTTGTTAAAAATAATTCAGCTATTTTAAGATTTGATAATGGTAGTTATAATTTTAAAAATGTTAAAGATCAGCAAATAGTTATTGATATTTATGGAAAAATTGATAATCTAGAATATCAATTTGAAATTGATGAAATTATAAACAAAATATCTATTAAAAATAATCAAGTTGAGTGTTTATCAAAACATAAAATTATTATTAAAAATAATTAA